In Thermoplasmata archaeon, the following are encoded in one genomic region:
- a CDS encoding thioredoxin family protein has translation MLEVHDAKAFHAQVLESKEPTVVLFWATWCPFCRRYKPEFDKIAAKWPWRFASVYLDDESNPLWDDYEVDVVPTLAFFRAGDLVDRQDGVLGYGIDRKATDAFVQRVASKVS, from the coding sequence GTGCTCGAGGTTCACGACGCGAAGGCGTTCCATGCACAGGTCCTCGAGTCCAAGGAGCCGACGGTCGTTTTGTTCTGGGCCACTTGGTGTCCCTTCTGCCGTCGGTACAAACCCGAGTTCGACAAGATCGCCGCGAAGTGGCCGTGGCGCTTCGCGAGCGTCTACCTGGACGACGAATCGAACCCGCTCTGGGACGACTACGAGGTCGATGTGGTCCCCACGCTTGCCTTCTTCCGGGCCGGCGACCTCGTGGATCGGCAGGACGGCGTCCTGGGGTACGGGATCGACCGCAAGGCCACGGACGCCTTCGTCCAGCGCGTCGCCTCGAAGGTCTCCTGA